One genomic window of Brevundimonas vesicularis includes the following:
- the rnr gene encoding ribonuclease R has product MTKSSKRPPAGLPDKDTLVAFLREAGSAEKTDIARHFGLKGGDRRALREMIRELEAEGRLGKRGRKGFSEAGALPPVGVADVIERDGDGELYVRLVEASPDAPRALLMPDKSKAAPGLGDRVLVKLQRGAEGWEARLIKKLDVGTNRVLGVIRKSARETRVEPVDRRSKDVLLVPQAQSGDLRDGDLVLAAVEKGDHRYGPKRGKILEHIGKEDDPRAASLIAIHAHGVPTGFSEAVEREAEDQALPTLKGREDLREVPFITIDPADARDHDDAVYAARDEDPKNEGGWIVWVAIADVAAYVRPGSQLDREARDKGNSTYFPDRVEPMLPEVLSNGLCSLKEGENRACLAVRMVFDKDGRKTGHRFVRGLMRSHAKLSYEQAQAAIDGQPDDTTGPIMEAILYPLWNAYHAMLKGRLKRSPLQIESADRRIRMAPDGGIASIEKRASLEAHRLIEEMMIQANVCAAETLQQKKTPLIYRVHDTPSQEKIFNLADFLSTIGKPWNKGEPGTTKRFNKLLDETRDTEHADVVNEVVLRSQMQAIYSPENIGHFGLNLDRYAHFTSPIRRYSDLIVHRGLIRALNLGKDGLTDREIAELPAIAEGVTMTERRSMAAERDAMDRYIAAYLEEHVGATFAGRITGVTRFGLFIRLEDTGADGLVPVSTLGSEYFTHDDRAHALVGERTGKRFTLGRMVEVKLREATPVTGGLVFEMLSEPEPRDPNAPAPRYGIRGRGGDGPPMRGKNRPGGPKPRSGSKPSGGLKGVRKGKRK; this is encoded by the coding sequence ATGACCAAATCATCCAAGAGGCCGCCCGCCGGTCTCCCCGACAAAGACACCCTCGTCGCCTTTCTGCGCGAGGCCGGATCGGCCGAGAAGACCGACATCGCGCGCCATTTCGGCCTGAAGGGCGGCGACCGCCGGGCCCTGCGCGAAATGATCCGCGAACTGGAAGCCGAAGGGCGACTGGGCAAACGCGGTCGCAAGGGTTTTTCCGAAGCCGGCGCCCTGCCCCCCGTCGGCGTCGCCGATGTGATCGAACGCGATGGCGACGGCGAACTGTATGTTCGCCTGGTCGAGGCCAGTCCCGACGCCCCGCGCGCCCTTCTGATGCCCGACAAGTCCAAGGCCGCCCCTGGCCTGGGCGATCGCGTGCTGGTGAAGTTACAGCGCGGCGCCGAGGGTTGGGAAGCCCGGCTGATCAAGAAGCTTGACGTGGGGACCAACCGCGTCCTGGGCGTCATCCGCAAGTCGGCGCGTGAGACCCGCGTCGAGCCGGTCGACCGCCGGTCCAAGGACGTGCTGCTGGTGCCCCAGGCCCAGTCCGGCGACCTGCGTGACGGCGACCTGGTTCTGGCCGCCGTTGAGAAAGGCGACCACCGCTACGGTCCCAAGCGCGGCAAGATCCTGGAGCACATCGGCAAGGAGGATGATCCCCGCGCCGCCTCCCTGATCGCCATCCATGCCCACGGCGTCCCGACGGGCTTCTCCGAAGCGGTCGAACGCGAGGCCGAGGATCAGGCCCTGCCGACCCTGAAGGGCCGCGAGGACCTGCGCGAGGTTCCCTTCATCACCATCGACCCCGCCGATGCTCGCGACCACGACGACGCCGTCTATGCGGCGCGCGATGAGGATCCGAAGAATGAGGGCGGCTGGATCGTCTGGGTCGCCATCGCCGACGTCGCCGCCTACGTCCGCCCCGGCAGCCAGCTGGACCGCGAGGCGCGCGACAAGGGCAACTCGACCTATTTTCCCGATCGCGTCGAACCGATGCTGCCGGAAGTGCTGTCAAACGGTCTGTGCAGCCTGAAGGAGGGCGAGAACCGCGCCTGTCTCGCCGTGCGGATGGTCTTCGACAAGGACGGACGAAAGACCGGTCACCGGTTCGTGCGCGGCCTGATGCGGTCGCACGCCAAGCTCAGCTACGAGCAGGCGCAGGCCGCCATTGATGGACAACCGGACGACACGACCGGCCCGATCATGGAGGCGATCCTCTATCCGCTGTGGAACGCCTATCACGCCATGCTGAAGGGCCGGCTGAAGCGCAGCCCGCTGCAGATCGAATCGGCTGACCGCCGCATCCGCATGGCGCCCGATGGCGGCATCGCCTCCATCGAGAAGCGCGCCTCGCTGGAGGCGCACCGGCTGATCGAAGAGATGATGATCCAGGCCAACGTCTGCGCCGCCGAAACGCTGCAGCAGAAGAAGACGCCGCTGATCTACCGCGTCCACGATACGCCCAGCCAGGAGAAGATCTTCAACCTGGCCGACTTCCTGTCGACCATCGGCAAGCCCTGGAACAAGGGCGAGCCCGGCACGACCAAGCGGTTCAACAAACTGCTGGACGAGACGCGCGACACCGAACACGCCGACGTGGTCAACGAGGTGGTCCTGCGCAGCCAGATGCAGGCGATCTACTCCCCCGAGAACATCGGCCACTTCGGCCTGAACCTGGATCGCTACGCCCACTTCACCTCGCCGATCCGGCGCTATTCCGACCTGATCGTCCACCGCGGCCTGATCCGGGCGCTGAACCTGGGCAAGGACGGACTGACCGACCGCGAGATCGCCGAACTGCCGGCCATCGCCGAGGGCGTGACCATGACCGAGCGCCGGTCGATGGCCGCCGAGCGCGACGCAATGGATCGCTACATCGCCGCCTATCTTGAAGAGCACGTCGGCGCGACCTTCGCCGGGCGGATCACAGGCGTGACGCGATTCGGCCTGTTCATTCGTCTGGAGGACACGGGCGCGGACGGCTTGGTGCCCGTCTCGACGCTCGGCAGCGAATACTTCACCCACGACGACCGCGCCCACGCCCTGGTCGGCGAACGCACCGGCAAACGTTTCACCCTGGGCCGGATGGTCGAGGTCAAGCTGCGCGAAGCCACGCCCGTCACGGGCGGCTTGGTGTTCGAAATGCTCAGCGAACCCGAACCCCGCGATCCCAACGCCCCAGCACCCCGCTATGGCATCCGGGGTCGCGGCGGCGACGGCCCGCCGATGCGCGGCAAGAACCGCCCCGGCGGCCCCAAGCCCCGCAGCGGCTCCAAGCCGTCCGGCGGCCTGAAGGGCGTGAGGAAGGGCAAGCGGAAGTGA
- a CDS encoding NUDIX hydrolase, which yields MTPFDAAQDLADAPRVGGAQRPKDAATLILTRGGDRPEVLMGRRAPGHVFMASKWVFPGGRIDRSDFTAAATGELSGEVARRLEGELPARRARALALTAVRETFEETGLILGRPAPPASVAGPWREYRQAGALPDLSILSYIARAITPPGRTRRFDARFFMASAEALLSPEPTAGSGELDEIAWLPLDEARALDLPAITRFVLGELAERLEHPNRPLPFVRMVRGRHTVEHRD from the coding sequence GTGACACCTTTCGACGCCGCACAGGACCTGGCCGACGCCCCGCGTGTCGGCGGGGCTCAGCGGCCGAAGGATGCGGCGACGCTGATCCTGACGCGCGGCGGTGATCGGCCCGAGGTGCTGATGGGGCGTCGCGCGCCGGGGCACGTGTTCATGGCGTCGAAATGGGTGTTTCCTGGCGGGCGGATCGACCGCAGCGACTTCACCGCCGCCGCGACGGGTGAGTTGTCGGGCGAGGTTGCGCGGCGACTGGAAGGCGAACTGCCCGCTCGCCGTGCGCGCGCCCTGGCCCTGACGGCGGTGCGCGAGACGTTCGAGGAGACAGGGCTCATTCTGGGGCGGCCGGCGCCCCCCGCCTCAGTCGCCGGTCCGTGGCGTGAGTATCGCCAGGCGGGCGCCCTGCCCGATCTGTCGATTCTGTCCTATATCGCGCGAGCTATTACGCCGCCCGGCCGGACCCGCCGGTTCGACGCCCGGTTCTTTATGGCCTCGGCTGAGGCCTTGCTGAGCCCGGAGCCGACCGCAGGGTCGGGCGAACTGGACGAGATCGCCTGGCTGCCGCTCGACGAGGCGCGCGCGCTGGACCTGCCGGCCATCACCCGTTTCGTGCTGGGTGAACTGGCCGAGCGTTTGGAACACCCGAACCGCCCCCTGCCCTTCGTGCGGATGGTGCGGGGTCGGCACACGGTCGAACACAGGGACTGA
- a CDS encoding cystathionine gamma-synthase, which yields MSDKKNSQGFSTRAIHAGQHPDPTTGAVMTPIYATSTYAQESPGVNKGYEYARGKNPTREAFEACIADLEGGTHGFGFGSGMAATSTALELLDAGDHIVTGDDLYGGSWRLFERVRRRTMGLDFAYVDLSDIAAVEAAITPKTKMLWVETPTNPLMKLADIAALSTVAKAHGLLLVVDNTFATPFCQQPLSLGADVVMHSATKYLNGHSDIIGGVLVTADAELATRIKFLQNSVGGIMGPFDAFLANRGLKTLALRMKAHCENALTIARWLETRAGIAKVVYPGLIAHPQHELAARQMHGGFGGMVTVILEGDLERTKRVLERVQVFTLAESLGGVESLVNHPAIMTHASVPKEVREAGGVTDNLIRLSVGVENVEDLIADLDQALG from the coding sequence ATGAGCGACAAGAAGAACAGCCAGGGCTTTTCGACCCGCGCCATCCATGCAGGCCAACATCCTGACCCGACCACGGGCGCGGTGATGACCCCGATCTACGCCACCTCGACCTACGCCCAAGAAAGCCCGGGCGTGAACAAGGGTTATGAGTATGCGCGGGGCAAGAACCCGACGCGCGAGGCGTTCGAGGCCTGTATCGCGGACCTGGAGGGCGGCACGCACGGGTTCGGCTTCGGCTCGGGCATGGCGGCGACCTCGACGGCGCTGGAGTTGCTGGATGCGGGCGATCACATCGTCACCGGCGACGATCTGTATGGCGGCTCGTGGCGACTGTTCGAGAGGGTGCGCAGGCGAACCATGGGGCTGGACTTCGCCTATGTGGACCTGAGCGACATCGCGGCGGTCGAGGCGGCGATCACGCCCAAGACCAAGATGCTGTGGGTCGAGACCCCGACCAATCCGTTGATGAAGCTGGCCGACATCGCCGCCCTGTCGACGGTGGCCAAGGCGCATGGGTTGCTGCTGGTCGTGGACAACACCTTCGCCACCCCCTTCTGCCAGCAGCCGCTGAGCCTGGGGGCGGACGTGGTGATGCATTCGGCGACCAAGTACCTGAACGGCCATTCGGACATCATCGGCGGGGTGCTGGTGACGGCAGACGCCGAGCTGGCGACGCGGATCAAGTTCCTGCAGAACTCGGTCGGCGGGATCATGGGACCTTTCGACGCCTTCCTGGCCAACCGGGGCTTGAAGACCCTGGCGCTGCGGATGAAAGCGCATTGCGAGAACGCGCTGACCATCGCGCGCTGGCTGGAGACGCGCGCGGGGATCGCAAAGGTCGTCTATCCCGGCCTGATCGCCCACCCGCAGCATGAGCTGGCCGCACGCCAGATGCATGGCGGGTTCGGCGGGATGGTGACGGTGATCCTGGAGGGCGATCTGGAGCGCACGAAGCGGGTGCTGGAGCGGGTCCAGGTCTTCACCCTGGCGGAATCGCTAGGCGGGGTCGAAAGCCTGGTGAACCACCCGGCGATCATGACCCACGCCAGCGTGCCCAAGGAGGTTCGCGAGGCGGGCGGCGTGACCGACAACCTGATCCGGCTGTCGGTCGGGGTCGAGAACGTAGAGGACTTGATCGCGGATCTGGATCAGGCCCTGGGCTGA
- the queF gene encoding preQ(1) synthase: protein MTHYTDNLSQLGAQTVAPTSPETAVLERVPNPHADTLYLARFTAPEFTSLCPVTGQPDFAHIVIDYAPGDWLVESKSLKLYLTSFRNHGAFHEDCTVAIGRKLADLLEPKWLRIGGYWYPRGGIPIDVFWQTGAPPEGLWLPDQGVPTYRGRG, encoded by the coding sequence ATGACCCACTATACCGACAACCTCAGCCAGCTCGGCGCCCAGACCGTCGCACCAACCAGTCCCGAGACGGCGGTGCTGGAGCGGGTGCCGAACCCGCATGCGGACACGCTGTATCTGGCCCGGTTCACGGCGCCGGAGTTCACCAGCCTTTGCCCGGTGACGGGCCAGCCGGATTTCGCCCACATCGTCATCGACTATGCGCCGGGCGACTGGCTGGTCGAGTCCAAGAGCCTGAAGCTGTATCTGACCAGTTTCCGCAATCACGGCGCCTTCCACGAGGACTGCACCGTCGCCATCGGCCGCAAGCTGGCCGACCTGCTTGAGCCCAAATGGCTGAGGATCGGGGGGTACTGGTATCCGCGCGGCGGCATCCCGATCGACGTCTTCTGGCAGACCGGCGCGCCGCCCGAGGGGCTGTGGCTGCCGGACCAGGGCGTGCCGACCTATCGCGGGCGGGGGTGA
- a CDS encoding DUF5990 family protein: protein MAGTGITLRLTIANPVAGVAYSLQDKANMPVEPRIAADGPISFDAPVTLSEDGRLTGPFVRREGATRRFVYIAIGTSAGQHASEWSRRAKIDVHDIPADLLAQARQGEVLEVVLPGRAKDGGPACATVRPIRTWRAV, encoded by the coding sequence ATGGCCGGAACGGGGATCACCCTGCGCCTGACGATCGCCAATCCGGTCGCGGGCGTCGCCTACAGCCTGCAGGACAAGGCGAACATGCCGGTCGAGCCGCGCATCGCCGCCGACGGCCCGATCAGCTTCGACGCGCCCGTCACCCTGTCCGAGGATGGCCGCCTGACCGGCCCCTTCGTGCGGCGCGAGGGCGCAACGCGGCGGTTCGTCTATATCGCGATCGGCACGTCGGCAGGCCAGCACGCCAGCGAATGGAGCCGACGCGCCAAGATCGACGTCCACGACATTCCCGCCGATCTGCTGGCCCAGGCACGCCAAGGCGAGGTGCTGGAAGTCGTCCTGCCCGGCCGCGCCAAGGACGGCGGTCCCGCCTGCGCCACCGTGCGACCGATCCGGACCTGGCGCGCAGTCTGA
- the rpmG gene encoding 50S ribosomal protein L33: MAKPASIKIRLNSTADTGFFYVTKKNARTMTEKMVVKKYDPVVRKHVEFKEGKIK; encoded by the coding sequence ATGGCCAAACCGGCTTCCATCAAGATCCGCCTGAACTCCACGGCCGACACCGGCTTCTTCTATGTCACCAAGAAGAACGCCCGCACCATGACCGAGAAGATGGTCGTCAAGAAGTACGACCCCGTCGTGCGCAAGCACGTCGAGTTCAAGGAAGGCAAGATCAAGTAA
- a CDS encoding NAD(P)H-dependent flavin oxidoreductase yields MAIPASLQKGLILPIISAPMFLVSGPDLVVEACNAGVIGTFPSLNQRTTEGYRDWIQEIKGRLKLEAAAFGVNHIVHPTNPRLMADMMVSVEEKVPLIITSLGAVRDVVDAVHGYGGQVFHDIANIRHARKAAEAGVDGLILVANGAGGHAGVINPFALVNEVRSFFKGTIILSGALSTGQDVAAALMMGADFAYMGTRFINTTEAMAADAYKQMVIDSGATDIVHTPAVSGIPANFMSKSLIENGIDPKTLPEHKLDMGDEAKAWKTVWSAGQGAGAIHDVLPTAELVAHLRQEFAQATEEFAIKAGAR; encoded by the coding sequence GTGGCCATTCCCGCTTCGCTGCAAAAAGGTCTGATCCTGCCGATCATTTCGGCGCCGATGTTTTTGGTGTCGGGACCGGATCTGGTGGTCGAGGCCTGCAATGCGGGCGTGATCGGCACCTTCCCCTCGCTGAACCAGCGCACGACCGAGGGCTATCGGGACTGGATTCAGGAGATTAAAGGTCGGCTGAAGCTCGAGGCCGCCGCCTTCGGCGTCAACCACATCGTCCACCCGACCAACCCCCGGCTGATGGCCGACATGATGGTGTCGGTCGAGGAGAAGGTGCCGCTGATCATCACCTCCCTGGGTGCCGTGCGCGACGTGGTCGACGCGGTCCATGGCTACGGCGGTCAGGTCTTCCATGACATCGCCAACATTCGCCATGCGCGAAAGGCGGCCGAGGCGGGCGTCGATGGTCTGATCCTGGTCGCCAACGGCGCGGGCGGCCATGCGGGCGTCATCAACCCCTTCGCCCTGGTCAATGAGGTTCGCAGCTTCTTCAAGGGGACCATCATCCTGTCGGGCGCGCTTTCGACGGGTCAGGACGTGGCGGCCGCCCTGATGATGGGCGCCGACTTCGCCTATATGGGCACGCGCTTCATCAACACGACCGAGGCCATGGCCGCCGACGCCTACAAGCAGATGGTCATCGACAGCGGCGCGACCGACATCGTCCACACGCCCGCCGTGTCCGGCATCCCCGCCAACTTCATGAGCAAGTCGCTGATCGAGAACGGCATCGATCCGAAGACCCTGCCCGAGCACAAGCTGGACATGGGCGACGAGGCCAAGGCCTGGAAGACCGTCTGGTCCGCCGGCCAGGGCGCGGGCGCCATCCACGACGTCCTGCCGACCGCCGAACTGGTCGCGCACCTGCGACAAGAGTTCGCTCAGGCCACGGAGGAATTCGCCATCAAGGCCGGAGCGCGCTAA
- a CDS encoding cystathionine beta-synthase, with the protein MSLTAPALSATVSSPLDLIGKTPMVEVTKIDTGPCRLLLKLESQNPGGSIKDRIAISMLDAAEREGFLKEGGTIVEATAGNTGLALTLVGRARGYKVLLVIPDKMSKEKIQHLRAMGADVRLTRSDVPHGHPEYYTDMAERLAQGIPGGFYVNQFANAANAEAHVKTTGPEIWEQTGGDIDAFVAGIGSGGTITGTAQFLKSVGSKAQIILADPVGSTLAGIVNDGVPGPEGSYTVEGIGQNFVPDTADMSLIDKAYAIPDAEAIATARELLLKEGILAGSSSGTLIASALRWCREQTEAKTCVTFVCDTGAKYLSKVYNDAWLADQGLGERELHGDLSDLINRKYEKGDVVVAGPGDTLDTAFKRMKGADVSQLPIIEDGRLVGILDESDLIRIMNTDEITRKERFAKPVSSAMTSDLDTLQVNEPLDALIPVFDRDRVAIVLDGEQFVGLITRTDLINHLSLNR; encoded by the coding sequence ATGTCTCTGACCGCCCCCGCCCTGAGCGCGACCGTCTCGTCGCCGCTGGATCTGATCGGCAAGACGCCGATGGTGGAGGTGACGAAGATCGACACCGGCCCGTGCCGCCTGCTGCTGAAGCTGGAGTCCCAGAACCCCGGCGGTTCGATCAAGGACCGGATCGCCATCTCGATGCTGGACGCCGCCGAGCGCGAAGGCTTCCTGAAGGAGGGCGGAACCATTGTGGAGGCGACGGCGGGCAACACCGGCCTGGCGTTGACGCTGGTCGGTCGGGCCAGGGGGTATAAGGTGCTTCTGGTCATCCCGGACAAGATGTCCAAGGAAAAGATCCAGCATCTCAGGGCGATGGGCGCCGATGTTCGTCTGACGCGTTCGGACGTGCCGCATGGTCACCCGGAATATTATACCGACATGGCCGAGCGGCTGGCCCAGGGCATTCCCGGCGGCTTCTACGTCAACCAGTTCGCCAACGCCGCCAATGCCGAGGCCCATGTGAAGACGACGGGTCCGGAAATCTGGGAGCAGACGGGCGGCGACATCGACGCCTTCGTCGCCGGCATCGGCTCGGGCGGCACGATCACCGGCACGGCGCAGTTTCTGAAGAGCGTGGGCTCGAAAGCCCAGATCATCCTGGCCGATCCGGTCGGCTCGACCCTGGCCGGCATCGTCAACGACGGCGTGCCGGGACCGGAAGGCAGCTACACCGTCGAGGGAATCGGTCAGAACTTCGTGCCCGACACGGCGGACATGAGCCTGATCGACAAGGCCTATGCGATCCCCGACGCGGAGGCGATCGCCACGGCGCGCGAGCTGTTGCTGAAGGAAGGCATCCTGGCTGGCTCGTCGTCCGGCACCCTGATAGCGTCGGCCCTGCGCTGGTGCCGCGAGCAGACGGAAGCGAAGACGTGCGTGACCTTCGTCTGCGACACAGGGGCCAAATATCTGTCCAAGGTCTATAACGACGCCTGGCTGGCGGATCAGGGCCTGGGCGAGCGCGAGCTGCACGGCGACCTGTCGGACCTGATAAACCGCAAATACGAGAAGGGCGATGTCGTCGTCGCCGGGCCGGGCGATACCCTGGACACCGCCTTCAAGCGGATGAAGGGCGCCGACGTATCGCAACTGCCGATCATCGAAGACGGCCGGCTGGTCGGGATTCTGGACGAAAGCGACCTGATCCGCATCATGAACACCGACGAGATCACGCGAAAGGAACGGTTCGCGAAGCCCGTTTCCTCGGCCATGACCAGCGATCTGGACACGCTTCAGGTCAATGAGCCGCTGGACGCCCTGATCCCTGTCTTCGACCGCGACCGCGTGGCCATCGTGCTGGACGGAGAGCAGTTCGTCGGCCTGATCACCCGCACCGACCTGATCAACCACCTCAGCCTGAACCGGTAA
- a CDS encoding response regulator: MSKKVLIVEDNELNMKLFHDLLDSQGYETLQTREGLQALALARAHHPDLILMDIQLPEISGLEVTKWLKDDEELNHIPVIAVTAFAMKGDEERIRQGGCEAYISKPISVMHFLETIRQHLG; encoded by the coding sequence ATGTCCAAGAAAGTCCTCATCGTCGAGGATAACGAGCTGAACATGAAGCTTTTTCATGATCTGCTCGATTCCCAGGGCTATGAGACCCTGCAGACCCGCGAGGGTTTGCAGGCGCTCGCCTTGGCGCGCGCCCACCATCCCGACCTGATCCTGATGGATATCCAGTTGCCGGAAATCTCAGGCCTGGAGGTCACCAAATGGCTGAAGGACGACGAGGAGTTGAACCACATCCCCGTCATCGCCGTCACCGCCTTCGCCATGAAGGGCGATGAGGAGCGGATCCGTCAGGGCGGTTGCGAGGCCTATATCTCCAAGCCGATCTCGGTCATGCATTTTCTCGAAACCATCCGGCAGCACCTCGGATGA
- a CDS encoding PleD family two-component system response regulator: MSARILVVDDVDVNVRLLEAKLTIEYYDVLTCNDGVSALAIASEHQPDLILLDVMMPGMDGFETCRRLKAQPETRHIPVVLVTALDGREDRIKGLEAGADDFLTKPIDDVILFARVKSLTRLKHVMDELREREESGRRLGVDSDNAARLRSEGGRVLIVDDDQRQAEKIAQELVGEHRVTIETDPEAALVAAKGALDLIIVNVAAASFDGLRIVAQAKSGDARRAPILAIVEPTERPRMIKALELGAADILPRPVDTEELSARVRTQIRRKRYTDFLRQKLDSSMEMAVTDALTGLHNRRYMTGQLQALVGRAAQGGAQVAVLVLDIDHFKSVNDSFGHDAGDEVLVEFAVRLATNVRAVDLPCRMGGEEFVVVMPGASLEDAGRVAERIRRDVASAPFRVMGGKEQITITISIGVAATTGDGDTPEGLLKRADEGVYEAKAAGRNRVIAKAA; the protein is encoded by the coding sequence ATGAGCGCCCGTATCCTCGTCGTCGACGATGTGGACGTGAACGTCCGCCTGCTCGAAGCCAAGCTGACCATCGAATATTACGATGTGCTGACCTGCAACGACGGCGTGTCAGCCCTGGCCATCGCCTCCGAGCACCAGCCAGACCTGATTCTGCTCGACGTCATGATGCCTGGCATGGACGGGTTCGAGACGTGCCGACGGCTGAAGGCCCAGCCCGAGACGCGCCATATCCCTGTCGTGCTGGTCACGGCGCTGGACGGGCGCGAGGATCGGATCAAGGGGCTTGAGGCCGGCGCCGACGACTTCCTGACCAAGCCCATCGACGACGTCATCCTGTTCGCGCGGGTCAAGTCGCTGACGCGGCTGAAGCACGTCATGGACGAGCTGCGCGAGCGCGAGGAAAGCGGCCGTCGCCTGGGCGTCGATTCGGACAATGCCGCGCGGCTGCGTAGCGAGGGCGGGCGGGTTCTGATCGTCGACGACGACCAGCGTCAGGCCGAGAAGATCGCCCAGGAACTGGTCGGCGAACATCGCGTCACCATCGAAACCGATCCCGAGGCGGCGCTGGTCGCGGCCAAGGGCGCGCTGGACCTGATCATCGTCAATGTCGCCGCCGCCAGCTTCGACGGCCTTCGGATCGTCGCCCAGGCCAAGTCGGGCGATGCCCGCCGCGCGCCCATCCTGGCGATCGTGGAGCCGACCGAACGGCCGCGCATGATCAAGGCGCTGGAACTGGGCGCCGCCGACATCCTGCCGCGCCCTGTCGATACCGAAGAACTGTCGGCGCGGGTTCGCACCCAGATCCGGCGCAAACGCTACACCGACTTCCTGCGCCAGAAGCTGGACAGCAGCATGGAAATGGCCGTCACCGACGCCCTGACCGGTCTGCACAATCGGCGCTACATGACCGGCCAGTTGCAGGCGCTCGTTGGTCGTGCGGCCCAGGGCGGGGCCCAGGTGGCCGTGCTGGTTCTGGACATCGACCACTTCAAGTCGGTCAACGACAGCTTCGGCCATGACGCCGGGGATGAAGTGTTGGTGGAGTTCGCCGTGCGCCTGGCCACCAATGTCCGGGCCGTGGACCTGCCATGCCGCATGGGCGGCGAGGAGTTCGTGGTGGTCATGCCGGGCGCCAGCCTGGAAGACGCCGGTCGCGTCGCCGAACGGATTCGCCGAGACGTCGCGTCCGCGCCGTTCCGCGTCATGGGCGGCAAGGAGCAGATCACCATCACCATCTCGATCGGCGTGGCCGCCACGACCGGCGATGGCGACACGCCCGAAGGCCTGCTGAAGCGCGCCGACGAGGGGGTCTATGAGGCCAAGGCCGCCGGCCGCAACCGGGTCATCGCCAAGGCGGCGTGA
- a CDS encoding TorF family putative porin, with product MIRTTVLAALSVSVLAVALPAAAQSAPAARDAWSFELGAGTDNRSKDASKSGNDGYAFGSATWESADGLFYVGPGFQTIQAGGSNVEAEFVVGYQPEAFGYRFDFNVAYKNRLDADAGYDQDAWEITGNVSRSIGPAKARLQVQYSPDAAGSADSFTWVEGRLGWDFTPQLSGTVAVGRREQNGAPDYTGWNAGVTYALTDALDLDLRYYDTDAHTFGEQYEDALVAKVAYAF from the coding sequence ATGATCCGCACGACCGTCCTCGCAGCCCTCTCCGTCTCCGTGCTCGCCGTCGCCCTGCCGGCCGCCGCCCAGTCGGCGCCTGCCGCGCGCGACGCCTGGTCCTTCGAACTGGGCGCGGGCACGGACAACCGCTCCAAGGATGCGTCCAAGTCCGGCAACGACGGTTACGCCTTCGGCTCGGCGACCTGGGAAAGCGCGGACGGCCTGTTCTACGTCGGCCCCGGCTTCCAGACGATCCAGGCCGGCGGCTCCAACGTCGAGGCCGAGTTTGTGGTCGGCTATCAGCCCGAGGCCTTCGGCTATCGCTTCGACTTCAATGTCGCCTACAAGAACCGCCTCGATGCCGACGCCGGCTATGATCAGGACGCCTGGGAGATCACCGGCAACGTCAGCCGCTCGATCGGCCCCGCCAAGGCGCGACTGCAGGTCCAGTATTCGCCCGACGCCGCCGGCTCGGCCGACAGCTTCACCTGGGTTGAGGGCCGCCTGGGCTGGGACTTCACGCCCCAGCTGAGCGGCACGGTCGCCGTCGGTCGCCGCGAGCAGAACGGCGCGCCCGACTACACCGGCTGGAACGCCGGCGTGACCTACGCCCTCACCGACGCCCTGGATTTGGACCTGCGCTACTACGACACCGACGCCCACACCTTCGGCGAACAGTATGAGGACGCCCTGGTCGCCAAGGTCGCCTACGCCTTCTGA
- a CDS encoding cold-shock protein, whose product MATGTVKWYNPTKGYGFIAPDDGGKDVFVHASAVETSSVGSLNEGQKISYEIERDSRSGKESAGRLAAAE is encoded by the coding sequence ATGGCTACCGGCACTGTAAAATGGTACAACCCGACCAAAGGCTACGGCTTCATCGCGCCCGATGACGGCGGCAAGGACGTCTTCGTCCACGCCTCGGCCGTCGAAACCTCGAGCGTCGGTTCGCTGAACGAAGGCCAGAAGATTTCCTACGAAATCGAGCGCGATTCGCGCTCCGGCAAAGAGTCCGCCGGTCGCCTTGCGGCGGCGGAGTAG